A window of Metabacillus sp. B2-18 contains these coding sequences:
- a CDS encoding DUF2621 family protein: MLEGWFLWFILFWVVFLVSMLAIGGFFMFRKFLQRLPKEDGKSDLDWQDYYLEKTRHLWNEEEKILLEELVEPVPELFRDVARAKIAGRIGQLALKENAKKITLDLIIRGYILATPKRDHKFLMKRLKEKQIDYSPYKALF; the protein is encoded by the coding sequence ATGTTAGAAGGTTGGTTTCTTTGGTTCATATTATTTTGGGTTGTTTTTCTAGTTTCAATGTTAGCCATTGGTGGTTTTTTTATGTTTCGAAAATTTTTACAAAGACTACCTAAAGAAGATGGTAAATCAGATCTTGATTGGCAGGATTACTATTTAGAAAAAACCCGACATTTATGGAATGAAGAAGAAAAAATTCTATTAGAAGAGTTAGTAGAACCCGTTCCAGAACTATTCCGTGATGTAGCCCGGGCAAAAATAGCAGGCAGGATTGGGCAACTCGCTTTAAAAGAAAACGCAAAAAAGATTACCTTAGATTTAATAATACGTGGTTATATATTAGCTACCCCTAAACGGGATCATAAGTTTCTTATGAAAAGATTGAAAGAAAAACAAATAGATTATTCCCCTTATAAAGCTTTGTTTTAA
- a CDS encoding sugar phosphate isomerase/epimerase family protein — protein MNNSIAVQLFTLREECEKDFYGTLEKVAELGFDGVELAGYYGKDAEDLKSTLDRLGLVAVSSHVSLERMEENLEAELEYLKKLNCKNIVCPYLVEERRSEYDQLAKFLNKAGERSLQEGISLSYHNHDFELEKSDDRSHLERLYDETSPEFVKAELDVYWLTLAGQDPVDWMNKYKGRMPLIHLKDMTTDDEKAFAELGTGGVNIKGILDNIEQAQVQWMVIEQDKCKRSPLESIEISINYLKDALSNR, from the coding sequence ATGAACAATTCAATAGCAGTACAATTATTTACTTTAAGAGAAGAATGTGAAAAAGATTTCTATGGTACTTTAGAAAAAGTAGCTGAACTCGGCTTTGATGGTGTTGAATTAGCAGGTTATTATGGAAAAGATGCTGAAGATTTAAAAAGCACACTTGACCGACTTGGTTTAGTAGCAGTTAGTAGTCATGTTTCACTTGAAAGAATGGAAGAAAATCTTGAGGCTGAATTAGAGTATTTAAAAAAACTTAATTGTAAAAATATTGTATGCCCTTACCTTGTTGAGGAAAGACGGTCTGAATATGATCAACTTGCTAAGTTTTTAAACAAAGCTGGAGAGAGAAGTCTTCAAGAGGGAATTTCGTTAAGCTATCATAATCATGATTTTGAATTAGAAAAAAGCGATGACCGTTCTCATCTTGAAAGACTTTATGATGAAACGAGCCCAGAATTTGTTAAAGCTGAACTAGATGTTTATTGGTTAACATTAGCAGGGCAAGATCCTGTTGATTGGATGAATAAGTATAAAGGTCGTATGCCGTTAATTCATTTAAAAGATATGACAACAGACGATGAGAAAGCATTTGCTGAGTTAGGAACAGGTGGAGTAAACATCAAGGGTATTTTAGATAACATTGAGCAGGCTCAGGTTCAATGGATGGTTATTGAGCAAGATAAATGTAAACGTTCTCCATTAGAAAGTATCGAAATAAGCATTAATTATTTAAAGGATGCATTATCGAATAGATAA
- a CDS encoding peptidoglycan-binding domain-containing protein, which yields MHKWKSLTATIVTASALFLGIPSTGVNAQESLNYEIFELSSILKEGSKGEDVKIMQRALNKAIGAELSEDGIFGPNTTRAVLAFQKAKNKLKADGIYGPNTHAALSKEVNSFGFDEKNLKLGSKGEAVKTLQKGLKDMSYNVVIDGIYGHQTKEAVIQFQKRFPELINDGVFGPNTKAVMEKVLNE from the coding sequence TTGCATAAATGGAAAAGCCTAACTGCAACAATCGTAACAGCATCAGCTTTATTTTTAGGGATACCTTCTACTGGAGTGAATGCCCAGGAAAGTTTAAATTATGAAATTTTTGAACTTTCCTCGATTCTAAAAGAAGGATCAAAAGGAGAAGATGTAAAAATTATGCAACGGGCTTTAAATAAAGCAATAGGCGCAGAATTATCTGAAGATGGTATTTTTGGACCAAATACAACAAGAGCCGTACTTGCCTTTCAAAAAGCAAAAAATAAGTTAAAAGCCGATGGAATATATGGACCAAATACACATGCTGCTCTGTCAAAAGAGGTTAATTCATTTGGATTTGATGAAAAAAATCTAAAGCTGGGTAGTAAGGGTGAAGCGGTTAAAACCCTACAAAAAGGTTTAAAAGATATGAGTTATAACGTTGTCATTGACGGTATCTACGGCCATCAAACGAAAGAAGCTGTCATTCAGTTTCAAAAACGATTTCCAGAGCTTATTAATGACGGAGTTTTTGGACCTAATACAAAAGCGGTTATGGAAAAAGTTTTAAATGAATAG
- a CDS encoding EAL domain-containing protein: MNTLEVMTNLNKVIPYFQAIFSADSHTIIGYEVLARIETDDGIVSLGPFFHDPTIPMEFSLEVDAFIHEKALEIILNNKENVLLFLNVNANYVMIDNGEGLLSRLLTFRERGLMLSKIVIELTEHNVNGDMLMVAALCQKIKALGVKIAIDDVGVGASNLDRIGMLEPDILKVDIHALKSNQQTTSYDGVLYSLSLLARKIGAELLFEGIENSDQFYYSWSKNARYYQGYFFSKPQGILIEKNILKERFKKDIYHFIELERKKYKLDYQLSHLLNEKLNSLTQSVPIDHNLDEWLYKIAVNLKEECFRIYITDKNGYQMTSNGMRVNEDWMLLPALKGRNWSWRPFFIENLIRMDEENKGILSDVYSDIETSESVRTFSFPIDHQLYLFIDIR; encoded by the coding sequence ATGAATACACTAGAAGTTATGACAAATTTAAATAAAGTTATTCCCTATTTTCAAGCCATTTTCAGTGCAGATAGTCATACAATTATCGGTTATGAGGTTTTGGCTAGAATCGAAACAGATGATGGGATAGTGAGTTTAGGTCCTTTTTTTCATGACCCGACGATACCAATGGAATTTAGTCTTGAGGTGGATGCATTTATCCATGAAAAGGCGTTGGAGATCATACTTAATAATAAAGAAAATGTTCTACTGTTTCTAAATGTGAATGCAAATTATGTGATGATTGATAATGGGGAAGGTCTTCTTTCCAGGCTTTTAACCTTTCGTGAACGTGGTCTTATGCTTTCAAAAATAGTAATAGAATTAACTGAACATAATGTTAATGGAGATATGTTAATGGTTGCCGCACTATGTCAAAAAATAAAAGCTTTAGGTGTAAAGATTGCAATTGATGATGTTGGGGTTGGAGCAAGTAATTTAGATCGAATTGGAATGCTTGAGCCAGACATATTAAAAGTAGATATTCATGCTTTAAAAAGCAACCAACAAACAACATCTTATGATGGGGTATTATACTCGTTATCTTTACTAGCTAGAAAAATTGGGGCAGAGTTATTGTTCGAAGGTATTGAGAATAGTGATCAATTTTACTATTCATGGAGTAAAAATGCAAGGTATTATCAAGGATACTTCTTTTCAAAACCTCAAGGTATATTAATAGAAAAAAACATCCTTAAAGAACGATTTAAGAAAGATATCTATCATTTTATAGAACTGGAACGAAAGAAGTATAAGTTAGATTATCAGTTATCTCATCTGTTAAATGAAAAATTAAACTCTTTAACACAGTCTGTACCAATTGATCATAATTTAGATGAATGGTTATATAAGATAGCTGTGAACCTAAAAGAAGAGTGTTTTAGAATCTATATAACGGATAAAAATGGGTATCAAATGACTTCGAATGGAATGAGAGTTAATGAAGATTGGATGCTCTTACCTGCTTTAAAAGGGAGAAATTGGAGCTGGCGTCCTTTTTTTATTGAAAATCTTATAAGGATGGATGAGGAGAACAAAGGGATTTTATCTGATGTATATAGTGATATTGAAACAAGTGAGAGTGTCCGAACTTTTTCTTTTCCCATTGATCATCAGCTTTACCTATTTATTGATATACGCTAG
- a CDS encoding spore coat protein, whose product MQNQMNQQVMMQQSPNMQPKMNHGGHEMFESQEVISGMIGMLDQYLMYSQFIKDQELKNILQRQYSFISDCYNIMVESFSTGNKPSHSTEVFNMQQSNDVFYGLKPSQPQKPVQSINELGDQCVSSFMLGQCKSMAGLLSMSACEITNPVLRRVAADSVPNFIEMAYEIFLYQNKNHYYQVPQLQQQDMNQMLGAYTTTQNTQMSQQNNNMMMQ is encoded by the coding sequence ATGCAAAATCAAATGAATCAACAAGTAATGATGCAGCAATCTCCTAATATGCAACCTAAAATGAATCATGGTGGACATGAAATGTTTGAATCACAAGAAGTAATTTCAGGAATGATTGGTATGTTGGATCAATATCTAATGTACAGCCAATTTATAAAGGATCAAGAACTAAAGAATATTCTTCAACGTCAATATTCCTTTATTAGTGACTGTTATAACATCATGGTTGAATCCTTTTCAACAGGTAATAAACCTTCGCATTCTACAGAGGTCTTTAATATGCAACAAAGTAATGATGTTTTTTATGGTCTAAAGCCTTCTCAACCCCAAAAACCTGTTCAGTCTATAAACGAATTAGGAGACCAATGTGTATCCTCATTTATGCTTGGTCAATGTAAATCAATGGCTGGCTTATTAAGCATGTCAGCTTGTGAAATTACAAACCCTGTTTTACGTCGAGTTGCAGCTGACAGTGTACCAAACTTTATTGAAATGGCTTATGAAATTTTCTTATATCAAAATAAAAATCACTATTATCAAGTTCCACAACTTCAACAACAAGATATGAATCAAATGCTAGGTGCGTATACGACTACACAGAATACGCAAATGAGTCAGCAAAATAATAATATGATGATGCAGTAA
- a CDS encoding ABC transporter substrate-binding protein, producing the protein MKQIEHLLILRNKFDNFDNNEEIAITLKEVAEILSISERNANYLIKKLSIDHKLIWVSGRGRGKKSTLLFLQGFIESAEEYVAKMVSEEKIIDVVNFINASYLNEEGRKSLYTILSIKLGPKIEKSKDDFTNVIKILLSQEITTLTPMDVLLYSEAHLVKEIYSTLVTYDHREQKLSPGLAYTWSYDNNEKKWTFYLRKSVMFHRGEILTASDVKFTFEYLLTVGKHTSIAPLLDDLLKVEIHNEHTISFYLKEENLFFPRVLTSFHCSVLHHSYKKHNLPNGTGPFKVMEHSKHFIRLVAFDSYFRERPLIDSIDIWMQKSNDAPNNASTLEIGENQQKSVIHKQKLEGSRFLLFNQTKNGYQSNSYFRLCIKHLINPSHLVNELNGNRRIPATSFLTSYSKKVNSDSQHLDIAENFLQKSHYAGEIIKLYYFNLNEGYESACWIQKEAKKIGLNISLTPISYDNHETISNSDFVLLSVILDRDVEVGLYTLFKSDHSFIRNFFNNESKKIIDTKLALMKLKNNKNERISYFLQIEEILMKDHTIHFLYHATNTLHYHSSLKGVSFDSYGLTNFHSIWIDPLEL; encoded by the coding sequence ATGAAACAGATTGAACACCTTTTAATCTTAAGAAATAAATTTGATAACTTTGACAATAACGAAGAAATTGCGATCACTCTTAAGGAAGTTGCTGAAATACTTTCAATTTCCGAAAGAAATGCAAATTACTTAATAAAAAAATTAAGTATAGATCATAAATTAATATGGGTTTCTGGTAGAGGTCGTGGAAAAAAATCAACACTCCTTTTCTTACAAGGATTCATTGAATCAGCAGAAGAATATGTAGCTAAAATGGTTTCAGAAGAAAAGATAATCGATGTTGTAAATTTTATTAATGCCTCTTATTTGAACGAAGAAGGACGGAAGAGTTTATATACCATCTTATCAATAAAGCTTGGTCCCAAAATAGAGAAATCAAAAGACGATTTCACAAACGTTATAAAGATATTATTATCACAAGAAATTACTACATTAACACCTATGGATGTTCTTCTGTACTCAGAGGCTCATTTAGTAAAGGAAATATATAGCACACTTGTTACCTATGATCATCGTGAACAAAAATTAAGTCCTGGCTTAGCATATACATGGAGTTATGATAACAATGAAAAAAAATGGACTTTTTACTTAAGAAAATCTGTTATGTTCCACCGGGGCGAAATACTTACAGCTTCTGATGTGAAATTTACATTCGAGTACCTGCTTACGGTTGGTAAACATACAAGTATCGCTCCCCTACTCGATGACTTATTAAAGGTAGAGATACATAATGAACACACTATATCCTTCTACTTGAAGGAGGAAAACCTGTTTTTCCCAAGGGTGTTAACTTCCTTTCACTGTTCGGTTCTTCACCATTCATATAAAAAACATAACCTTCCAAACGGAACAGGCCCTTTTAAAGTGATGGAGCATTCCAAACATTTTATTCGTCTAGTAGCCTTTGATTCTTATTTTCGAGAAAGACCATTAATTGATTCGATTGATATTTGGATGCAAAAAAGCAACGATGCTCCTAATAATGCTTCAACACTGGAGATAGGTGAAAACCAACAAAAGTCTGTTATCCACAAACAAAAATTAGAAGGAAGTCGTTTTCTATTATTTAATCAGACAAAAAACGGCTATCAATCTAATAGTTACTTCCGTTTGTGTATAAAACATCTCATTAATCCAAGTCATTTAGTGAATGAGCTAAATGGAAACCGACGTATACCAGCAACAAGTTTTCTAACATCATATAGTAAAAAAGTTAACAGTGATTCACAGCATTTGGACATTGCTGAAAATTTTTTACAAAAAAGTCATTATGCTGGTGAGATTATTAAGCTTTATTATTTTAACCTTAATGAAGGGTATGAAAGTGCATGCTGGATCCAAAAAGAAGCAAAAAAGATTGGGTTGAACATTTCCCTTACGCCGATTTCGTATGACAACCATGAGACAATATCTAATTCCGATTTCGTTTTGCTATCAGTTATATTGGATCGTGATGTTGAGGTTGGATTATATACACTCTTCAAAAGTGATCATTCGTTTATTAGAAATTTCTTTAATAATGAATCAAAAAAGATTATTGATACGAAGCTTGCTTTGATGAAATTAAAAAATAACAAAAATGAAAGAATATCTTATTTCTTACAAATTGAAGAAATTCTAATGAAAGATCATACTATTCATTTTCTTTATCACGCAACAAATACACTGCATTACCATTCATCTTTAAAAGGTGTATCTTTTGACTCTTACGGATTAACTAACTTTCATTCCATTTGGATAGATCCTCTGGAGTTATAA
- a CDS encoding response regulator has product MARILIVDDAKFMRMTLSNILIKANHEVVGEGENGLEAVTLFEKEQPDLVTLDITMPEKNGIQALKEIKEKYPDAKIIMCSAMGQQKMVVEAIEAGAKDFIVKPFDENRVLEAVGRVLG; this is encoded by the coding sequence ATGGCTAGAATATTAATTGTTGATGATGCCAAGTTTATGAGAATGACTTTATCTAATATACTTATAAAGGCTAACCATGAGGTTGTTGGTGAGGGGGAAAATGGATTAGAGGCAGTGACTCTTTTTGAAAAAGAACAACCTGATCTAGTTACCCTTGATATTACAATGCCAGAAAAAAATGGTATACAAGCCCTTAAGGAGATTAAGGAAAAATATCCCGATGCAAAAATTATTATGTGTTCAGCGATGGGGCAGCAAAAAATGGTCGTTGAAGCTATAGAAGCAGGAGCAAAGGACTTTATTGTAAAACCTTTTGATGAAAATCGTGTACTTGAAGCAGTCGGAAGGGTACTGGGATAA
- a CDS encoding CcdC family protein — MTIASSIIAVVMAVIVLFIRMKSAKKPATAKKIILPPLFMSTGALMFLHPLFRVTAAEFFEALFVGMFFSIFLIKTSKFEIRDNEIYLKRSKAFAFILIGLLIIRIIMKSYLSNSIDVGELSGMFWILAFGMIVPWRIAMYRSFQKIHKQHNASTNIRT, encoded by the coding sequence ATAACTATTGCTTCTTCTATTATTGCTGTAGTCATGGCAGTAATTGTTTTATTTATTCGAATGAAGTCTGCCAAAAAGCCGGCTACAGCCAAAAAAATTATATTACCTCCGCTTTTTATGAGTACTGGTGCTTTAATGTTTCTTCATCCCTTGTTTAGGGTAACAGCAGCTGAATTCTTTGAAGCTCTTTTTGTTGGAATGTTTTTTTCTATTTTTTTAATTAAGACTTCTAAATTTGAAATTAGGGATAATGAAATATACTTAAAGCGTTCGAAAGCATTTGCCTTTATTTTAATTGGTTTACTCATTATTCGAATTATTATGAAGTCATATTTAAGTAATTCTATTGATGTTGGAGAGTTAAGTGGTATGTTTTGGATCCTTGCTTTTGGAATGATTGTTCCTTGGAGAATCGCAATGTACCGGTCTTTTCAAAAGATCCATAAACAACATAATGCTTCTACAAATATTCGTACATAA
- a CDS encoding Gfo/Idh/MocA family protein, whose translation MQTQMIRLGIIGAGAIGSVHLTTFSKLSEDVVLQGITDAYLPLAEQRAKEFGVKQVFSSAEELIHDSDIDAVIIGVPNKWHAPLAIQALKAGKHVLVEKPMGINSEAAKDIVRAQRESGKVVMVGHQMRWQWNIQQVKEQAEKGALGRIYHAKTGWFRRKGIPGWGSWFTTKSEAGGGPLIDIGVHMLDLALYLMGNPKPVSVFGSTYAEFGPKKKGIGNWGTPNWEGQYDVEDLATALIKMEDGSTLTLEVSWAVNMDTSNEPFIHLMGSEGGASLGGNSAKILTEQFDRPIDIELSPEANEEEDRVQLSRHFVECVRNGNQPITSAMTGLTNNLILDAIYESSKTGREVVLDWNI comes from the coding sequence ATGCAAACACAAATGATTCGACTTGGAATAATTGGTGCGGGTGCTATAGGAAGTGTTCATTTAACAACATTTTCAAAATTAAGTGAAGATGTGGTGCTTCAAGGTATAACTGATGCTTATCTTCCATTAGCTGAACAAAGAGCAAAAGAATTCGGGGTAAAGCAAGTGTTTAGTAGTGCTGAGGAATTAATCCATGATTCAGATATAGATGCTGTTATAATCGGTGTCCCTAACAAATGGCATGCACCACTTGCAATTCAGGCTTTAAAAGCGGGAAAACATGTGCTAGTTGAAAAACCTATGGGCATTAACAGTGAAGCAGCTAAAGATATTGTGAGAGCACAACGTGAATCAGGTAAGGTTGTAATGGTAGGTCACCAGATGCGTTGGCAGTGGAATATTCAGCAAGTAAAGGAACAAGCTGAAAAAGGTGCTTTAGGAAGAATTTATCATGCAAAAACAGGATGGTTCCGCCGTAAGGGAATTCCCGGCTGGGGAAGCTGGTTTACGACAAAATCAGAAGCGGGGGGAGGTCCGTTAATTGACATCGGTGTTCATATGCTGGATTTAGCTTTATATTTAATGGGAAATCCAAAGCCAGTATCCGTTTTCGGTTCAACATATGCTGAATTTGGTCCAAAGAAAAAAGGAATTGGTAATTGGGGGACTCCAAACTGGGAAGGTCAATATGATGTTGAAGATTTAGCAACAGCATTGATTAAAATGGAAGACGGATCAACGCTAACTCTAGAAGTTAGTTGGGCAGTAAACATGGACACAAGCAATGAACCGTTTATTCATTTAATGGGCTCTGAAGGAGGAGCATCGTTAGGTGGCAATAGTGCCAAAATTCTTACAGAACAATTCGACCGCCCAATTGATATTGAGCTTTCTCCAGAAGCAAATGAAGAAGAAGATCGTGTTCAATTAAGTAGACATTTTGTTGAATGTGTTCGTAATGGGAATCAACCTATCACATCAGCAATGACAGGGTTAACTAACAATCTTATTCTTGATGCCATTTATGAATCATCAAAAACAGGACGTGAAGTAGTCCTGGATTGGAATATCTAA
- a CDS encoding MFS transporter gives MIELLKDKTYLRYWLSVVVSFLGDAMTVTTVLYLVGTTVENPLLIGFVFVAQLLPAVIIGPLIGPLIEKYSSRRMMIFSDVYRCIMVLGMILFVDKPLVLICLTCLQGIGTAFFEPARMASIPIIVGIDRIPSGIALFQTTLAVIKLVGPVLAGLLLAFQSPSLVFVLDASSYIISACLIFSLKILKGQKKEYNTNSFFNNLWTGVREMIKTPILLFMILLLFPVLIGYGMFLTNYKAVLLQYFQVSNIEFGILEGVFAFGTVIGAIVGSYAMKKIVHYQLLYIAIGTLGLGVVSIYGIIKLDVMFSQSVFYILGGWSFITGLANALLMVPTSSIFLQYLPESIRGRGTAIFYSIFNLFLLAGTLLGGFIAGSINILLALILSGGILLFTTISYPIYKNSSLMRKVKKTAISR, from the coding sequence GTGATTGAACTACTTAAAGATAAAACCTATTTAAGGTATTGGTTGTCAGTTGTTGTGTCATTTTTAGGGGATGCAATGACGGTAACAACTGTTTTATACCTAGTTGGTACAACTGTGGAAAACCCTTTGTTAATCGGGTTTGTTTTTGTGGCTCAATTACTTCCTGCTGTAATCATTGGACCATTAATAGGACCCTTAATAGAAAAATATTCTAGTCGGAGAATGATGATTTTTTCGGATGTTTATCGATGCATCATGGTGTTAGGTATGATTCTATTCGTTGATAAACCACTCGTTTTGATTTGTCTCACTTGTTTACAAGGGATAGGTACAGCGTTTTTTGAACCAGCGAGAATGGCCTCAATACCAATAATAGTTGGAATAGATCGTATACCAAGTGGTATTGCTTTGTTTCAAACAACGCTTGCTGTTATTAAGTTAGTAGGACCTGTATTAGCTGGCTTATTATTAGCTTTTCAATCACCTAGTTTAGTATTTGTACTTGATGCATCATCCTATATCATTTCTGCATGTTTAATATTCAGTTTGAAAATATTAAAAGGTCAAAAAAAAGAATATAACACAAATTCATTTTTTAATAATCTTTGGACTGGAGTTAGGGAGATGATCAAAACTCCAATTCTATTATTTATGATACTTTTGTTGTTCCCGGTTCTGATTGGTTATGGTATGTTTTTAACAAATTATAAAGCTGTATTGCTTCAATATTTTCAAGTATCTAATATAGAGTTCGGTATTTTAGAAGGGGTATTTGCATTTGGAACGGTAATCGGGGCAATCGTAGGTTCTTATGCTATGAAAAAAATTGTTCATTACCAATTACTATATATTGCAATTGGCACACTTGGTCTAGGTGTTGTCAGTATTTATGGAATAATAAAATTAGATGTAATGTTTAGTCAGTCAGTCTTCTACATACTAGGGGGATGGAGTTTCATTACCGGCTTAGCCAATGCTTTATTGATGGTCCCGACAAGTTCGATCTTCCTACAATATTTACCTGAGTCTATTAGAGGAAGAGGAACGGCCATTTTTTATTCTATTTTCAATTTGTTTTTATTAGCCGGAACCCTTCTTGGGGGCTTTATTGCAGGTTCAATCAATATCCTACTTGCATTGATCCTATCTGGAGGGATTCTACTTTTCACAACCATCTCTTATCCAATATATAAAAATTCATCATTGATGAGGAAGGTGAAAAAAACAGCTATATCAAGGTGA
- a CDS encoding AraC family transcriptional regulator has protein sequence MTNYPMYLSEYPNMNTTFPFHLSINNIHTSFPSHRHDYLEFSLVIEGEGFEIINGKKHRMQPGTFTFILPYQIHEIISAKNTSLILFNCVFDLRVLHDLDLQSLLSDTDQLSIEPYIALGVEDFIHIKKMLHDMLIEYKDNKPYKHILLKAKLAEVIVLFERIRKRNHSVTLKNSNSTKKKVIWDVVHYIHLQYHEDISLSSLSKKFHVSIPYLSELFKEQLGQNFVHFLHEVRIRHACSLLTSTTIPVTDIALEVGYRSFQTFSRVFREQKKLTPTAYRKSQASLRQELNVHKNENSPLA, from the coding sequence ATGACAAATTACCCGATGTATTTATCTGAGTACCCTAATATGAATACAACATTTCCATTCCACCTATCAATAAACAATATTCACACAAGTTTTCCATCTCACCGACACGACTATCTTGAGTTTTCTTTAGTGATTGAGGGAGAAGGTTTTGAAATCATTAATGGAAAAAAGCATCGCATGCAACCCGGTACATTTACATTTATTTTACCCTATCAAATTCATGAAATTATATCAGCCAAAAACACTTCACTCATTTTATTTAATTGTGTTTTTGATTTAAGAGTCTTACATGATCTGGATTTACAAAGCTTATTATCAGATACAGATCAATTGTCAATTGAACCTTATATCGCATTAGGTGTTGAAGACTTTATACATATAAAAAAAATGCTTCATGACATGCTTATTGAATATAAAGATAATAAACCATATAAACATATTTTATTAAAGGCAAAGTTGGCTGAGGTCATTGTTTTATTTGAACGTATTCGCAAGAGAAATCATTCAGTTACACTCAAGAACTCAAACTCAACAAAGAAAAAGGTAATATGGGATGTTGTCCACTATATCCATCTTCAATATCATGAAGATATTAGCCTATCAAGTCTTTCTAAGAAATTTCACGTCAGTATTCCCTATTTAAGCGAGTTATTTAAAGAACAACTTGGTCAAAATTTTGTTCATTTTTTACATGAAGTACGAATTCGCCACGCATGTAGTTTATTAACATCCACTACTATTCCAGTTACTGATATCGCATTAGAAGTAGGTTATCGAAGTTTTCAAACCTTCTCTCGTGTATTCAGAGAACAAAAAAAACTTACTCCTACAGCTTATAGAAAATCTCAAGCTTCTCTAAGGCAAGAATTAAATGTCCATAAAAATGAAAACTCACCTCTTGCATAG
- a CDS encoding sugar phosphate isomerase/epimerase family protein, protein MLRGLTKAGLGNLKDDKQFIELAAEYGFQSVDLDANSFIDSFGLEYAKQILSENDVVFGSIGLSVEWRKSDEEFSSSLPNLILEAQAAKELGCSRCCTYILPSTDLKSAHLMSLAVNRLRICAEILNAYDIRLGLEYVGPHHLRDTWKNPFIWTQEETLSLIDAIGLPNVGLLLDSYHWHTTGLSSEDIANLNESQIVHVHINDAANLPVEELKDNERLYTGEGIIDLELFLKSLKKTGYNGPIAQEVLTSKQATQSIEDILKRSKAGFDKVFNNL, encoded by the coding sequence ATGTTAAGGGGATTAACGAAAGCTGGGTTAGGGAATCTGAAGGATGATAAGCAATTCATTGAATTAGCGGCTGAATATGGATTTCAATCTGTTGATTTAGATGCAAATAGTTTTATTGATTCATTTGGTTTGGAGTATGCAAAACAAATACTAAGTGAAAACGATGTTGTATTTGGTTCAATTGGGCTTTCGGTTGAGTGGAGAAAATCTGATGAAGAGTTTTCAAGCAGCTTACCTAATCTTATTTTGGAGGCGCAAGCAGCAAAAGAACTTGGCTGTTCACGTTGCTGCACATATATATTGCCATCAACAGACTTAAAGTCTGCGCACTTAATGAGCCTAGCTGTTAATCGTTTAAGAATTTGTGCAGAAATTTTAAATGCTTATGATATCCGTCTTGGATTAGAATACGTTGGTCCACATCATTTAAGAGATACATGGAAAAACCCATTTATATGGACACAAGAGGAAACATTAAGTCTAATTGATGCGATAGGTCTACCGAATGTAGGCTTATTATTAGATTCATATCACTGGCATACAACAGGTTTATCAAGTGAAGATATTGCCAATTTAAATGAAAGTCAAATCGTTCATGTTCATATAAATGATGCTGCAAATTTACCTGTTGAAGAACTAAAGGATAATGAAAGATTGTACACTGGTGAGGGCATTATTGATTTAGAATTATTTCTTAAGAGTTTAAAGAAAACGGGTTATAATGGACCTATAGCTCAAGAAGTTTTAACCTCTAAACAAGCCACACAATCAATAGAAGATATTTTAAAACGTTCAAAAGCAGGTTTTGATAAGGTATTTAATAACTTGTAG